The segment AAAAAGAATTGATTTTGGACGTTTGACAGGAGGAGTATTGCACAGTAAATTCTGGATCATAGACATGAAACACATATATATTGGTAGTGCAAATATGGACTGGAGATCTTTATCTCAGGTAAGTTCTGCTGTTGCATATTCAAACACTTGGGGGAAAACTAACATCCAAGAACACAACATAAAATCCTAACAATGTAAAACATTGACTGAGAGGGACAAACAGTAAAGAACCCactgagggaggaggaggctCTTCCTGGGGCTGTGACACTGTGCGCTTTCTTTGCAGGTGAAAGAGTTTGGTGCTGTGATATACAACTGCAGCTGCTTAGCCAAAGACCTCTGGAAGACATTTCGAACTTACTGGGATCTTGGACATGCTAGTGCTACCATCCCATCCCCTTGGCCTCAAAACTATTCTACCCGCATTAACAACTCTCGGCCTCTGGAAGTAGAATTTAATGGAACCTTGACAAAAGCCTATTTTTCTGTAAGTATGCTCTAAATAATAATACAGACCATAAACTATGTTTAAGGTTTGACTAGAAAAGGTTTTTTCAGTGCTCCTTAGCTACTTCTGCTCTAAATGGGTAATGATTAAGTCAGCAAGTTACTACTCGAGGAATACGGGTTAACATAGCTTGGGCTATCAGGCTGTCCAGTAAGGACAGGGTGCAGGTCTTATGTGGGCTTAATGTATCAGTGAGTATCTGACCCAATGGGACATGGAAAGCATGAGGAATACTCTGCCTCAAATGCTTTGTGGTATTGCAGAGAAAACTGAACAGACTCAAATGTGAATCCATTACAGTCTGACAAAAGAATGAAGTAACTGACctgcatgttttcttctaaCAGGCTTCTCCTCCTGCATTTTGTCCAGAAGGTCGCACTCATGACCTCTTTGCTATTATCAGTGTTATCAGTGCGGCACATAAATTTGTCTATATTTCTGTTATGGATTATTTCCCTACCAGCCGTTTTGTTCACCCAAAAAGGTACGATTTTAATCCTGACCAAACTGGTTGACAGCCAAACTCGGGCTGTTTCAAGGGAAGATGTATGATTCTCTCCTGAACACCAActtgcaatgaaaataattcagctttattttgaGTAGAAAGAGTGGAGGCTTTGCTTCACATTCATGGCTGCTTTGTTGACTGTGCAACCTGTCGTGTACAGGAAGGATGTTTTACCATACTACCCTTGTGCTTTCCTTGCAGTTTGAAGAAGCCgcctcaaaaagcaaaaaaactgcaaaataccAGATTAGGGACAGCTGAGTGTTGTTGAACCTGTGGGTTTCTCATTTCCTACTTTTAATGAAGATTAGGTTCACAGCAACTCTTTTTCCAACTCTTAGGAATGGAAGTGCTAATACTACTCATACCTCATCTGAAGCCCTAAATCCACCATTTGTGACATCTAGGGCTTGATCTGATGTGAACAGGAGTTTGAAAGGTTTTTGGCTATCTCCACAGCAACCAGCTGCAGTGGGGTGAATGGGGGCTGATTAGTTCAGCTTTGGTCTTTCCAGCAGCTGAGGCAGGGGAATGAAGCTGCTGTCCTAAAGCTTGAGTGTTAATCAACTAGAAACCAATATGCTGGAAAAATGGAAGCTGTTCAAAAACAGCACACTGAAGGGAGCAAGAAGAGATGAGGGGGAAGAGAGACCACACTGACTGATGGCACAGGACTGCTGTGGATCTTAGATGCAGTCTCCAGGTGTCTGAAATGGCCATGTTCTGTGAATGGCTCTTAGGTGGTCCTCTGGGTTCTGCCCTGTCATTTCTACTTCAGGCCATATGATCAGGCTCTCCATTGGAGGTGTTGTTATGGTTAGTTCCTAAGGAAATGAGCACAATGGCGTTGTtctgtgtatgtatgcatgtacaTGCTCTTTACTAGGTTCTGTGCTTTTTGATCCATTCCAAATTTGGCAGAGACTGGTGGTCTTAAGATACACTGGATATGtgtatgggatatgggatacCTGGGTGGGTATGTGTCAGAAATCTCTTGCATACCTCCCAGGGAGGCACAAGCATTCCTTTTACTAGATAATAGAATTCTCATTTGTGCACAATGTCATTTGTATTCCCAGTTTGTTGTAGGAATTTTTCTAGGCAGTCTTTACAAAAATCCTCCTCTCTCTGCCCACCTGCTTTTCTCTAGATACTGGCCAGCCATTGACAATGCTCTGAGACGTGTGGCTTTCAACTACAGAGTACAAATCCGGCTTCTGGCCAGCTGCTGGACCCACACCGACCCATCCATGCTCCACTACCTGAGGTCCCTGAGTGCTCTCAACAACCCTCACACCCACATGAGTATCAGCGTGGTATGATAATGTGATAGTAACCATCTGAATGAGGACTTGATGGCTTTATGATCCTTGTCTGTGTGGACTATCTCACATGGCTCTAGTATCATGTCTTTTTGGCAGTTGAGAGTTCTTCTACTTGCCTCTATATATTGAGACTTTTTTTGTTCTAGATTGTTTGTAGATTTTAGTGTGATTTCACACAAAAAGTCTGGTATTACTGGTATCTGCAGAACTCCCTGTGCCTGAGATCAGCCCATTTTAACACAAAATAAGAGCAGCAATCAGTGGTGAATGCAGATCTATTAAACAGCTGcctaaaactgcatttaattgTCTGCCCTGTAATGATAATAGCTGTGTCACTAATGGAAAATCGTGAAGCAAACATTATCCTTATCTGATCTCAATTGCTTATCAAATTTTATGTATAGTGGAAGTAGTATTTGTTAGTTTCCTTGGATAGGAGTAAAATCTCTTTTATGGTGCATTTAATACCAGTGTGTGGATTACTCTCTTATTTCTCCAGCATTCTATTATATGAAAATGTAGGAAATCTGCACCGGCCTGTTTCTCTTATGGTATTTCtatgtatgttttaatttcttcccaTCCAGAAACTCTTCATCATTCCAGTTTTGAATCACACAAATATTCCTCATGGCAGAGTGAATCACAACAAATTTATGGTCACAGACAAAGCAGCCTATATTGGTGCGTATCCCCTGATTACAACTGCTTAAAGAATCTGTGGATCCTTGTAGGGCTgagattgggatgggatgggcttCAATATCACAAAAAGAGTTCATTTTGCCATAGAAAGTAGATGAACATAACAAAATACACATCTATGTCAGAATGTCTGCTTTGGGTATAGGAGTAGAGGTGGAAAAGTGAGGAAATATAATGTAGGTTAATTTCAGAGGGAGATTATCTGACAGTGGACTATTAAGAACAGAGTATGCTGAGTCTGAGCATGCAGTTTATAACAAGCACAGTGGGAACTTCACAAACTGTGCGCTCAGAATGATGCAGCAATAGCTGATGCTCTAGTATAGAACATCACTGTGCTTTAATATAAAGCAATTGCTGGGAGGGTTTAATTCCACGCGCTATTTGCTGAACAGAATTCTAGGAATGGAAATGAGGAAACTCTAGTGTCAACTGCTGCTCCATTCCTGAAAATGGGGATGGtgttatttttgtgcttttattgaAATGCCTCTAAAATGGAATGCAGGAGGGATCTATCAGTTCAGTCAGTCCGTGCTCCAAGCAGTGCCAGACAGCTTGACCTTCCAACAGGCTGAGGACTTGCAGCTCCAATCACCTTTAACAGCACTTGCTTCTTGTTGTTTCTTGAAGATAAGTGTGCAGATAAACTTGAGCTGTGCAGTAAGAAAGATCTGACCTGATTTTTGCTGCCTGTTGGCCCTCATGGGATTCGCAGTTGTGCAGCACCTCGGCAAAGCAATGCAGTGTGCATTCAGCAAGCACAGAGAtcaaacaaaacactggaaaatgaatgctttctaaTTAACCCCCTTGCATTACACAGGGACTTCCAATTGGTCAGAAGATTACTTCACCAACACAGCCGGCGTGGGACTAATTATCAAGCAGAGTTCGACCAACCTGCAGAGAAGGGAACGGCCTGTCCAGGaacaattaaaaagcatttttgagCGAGACTGGAATTCTAGATATTCAGTGAATGTGGAGGATGTGCAAGGTCAGAAAGACTGCAACTGGAGGGACAGACTCTGAAGTGAACAGGAGAACACGTTTAAAAGGGAACTTCTCATAGCTGAGTCTCCCTGCCTGCTCATCAGCCAGTGTGTGATGTTTCCTTTGCTGTGTACTATTAGCCCATCTCAGAGTTAATGAAATACATATGGTGTTGTAGCACAGTCTGATATTAAAGAGAACATGGGAAGATGTGATCAGATCTGAATACACTGGAGAAGCACGTCATTATTGCTGTGCTTATCCTGGGAAGCTTTATATTCAACCATAGTGTTCCACTAGCAGTGTTTGCTTACCATGTATTTaagcatttttcaaataaagtCCTGATCCCTGTAAGATCTGAGCAATGCATGTAATTATCACTTATAACAGCACGGTTGGCGTTTTTAAAAGCATCTAGGCACTTCTGGCACCAGGGATGTGCTTATAAAGGTTGAACCTCatcagtctggatggggctctgagcacctggtggagctgtaggtgtccctgctcattgcagggggttgAATTAGGTGACCCCTAACTCAAACGTTTCTGTGACTCCAAATCGCTGCTTTTCCCCAGTTATACTTCACAGGTTTATTATCCTGCACCAACAAGTACATCTGGCCACAAACTGCACGGATACGTGCACACAGGAGCAACAACTGCTCAAATTTGACCCGCTACAAGGAGTACATGTGAACAGTCGGTGATCTTGAGAATCTGAGGCTTTGCAGGTTTCAGCACGACGATTTTCAATAGAGGAGTGTATCCTCTAGATGGCACTCGAAGCAAattttgcagcagcagaaaacgAGTTTCTCCTTCCCTTAAGAGCTCAAATCTGACCGTGCTGGGTAAGTTGTGTAGTGAGGCAGTTTCTGGGTAAGTTAAGAGAATGGAATGTTGGGATAAGGCTCAacttaacaaaggaaaaacgGATGCTTACTAGAgtgatctttattttctttactgccATCACCCGACTTGGTTTTTTGGGGAGGCAAAGTATCCTTCTTTTTAAGGTGTTTACACCTTCCTTTGCATGTGCAGTTGTATGTCTGTTTGGCTGGAGGCTGGACACAGATGTTTAGCTGAACAACCCACTATTCCAGGTGTTAGAAATGAAGTAGCATTAACTAAGGAAACCTAacacagttaaaaaacaaaacaaaacgttCTCACACCAGGTAGGTGGAGCCAGGACCACAGGAGCCTGTTGACAAAGTATGGGTATTTTGAAGCTTTGTCTCTGTGCTCCTTGCACTCTTTTAGGCTCTATCTTGAGCTATTCCTGTGGTCAGACCCTTGGGTTATGCCTTATTAAcctggttgcttttttttcctaacttctGCTTTCCCTAAAGCTGACCGGAGCCCATTTGGAGAAAggttttattgctgctttttttctctcctcttccttcctcctctagTGCActcatcttttaaaaacagagtaGTGAGTCTTGCTGTCTGGTTATTGCTGTCTCAGGCCTCAGTTTTAGCTGACCTCATCCTTTCTGCAAAGATGCAGAAATGGAGAACACCTCAAGCCCTACAACCCAGTATGCTTCCTTTATAACTAAATTTCTAAGcaattttgtctcttttcccTGTTGTCAAGAGAATAcggagaaagaaaatacaggatGAGAAAAGCACCACAAAGCTCAACTGCACACGCAAATCTGCAAAACTCAGAAATGCAATGGGTGAAAAGTCTCAGATTAGTTTGTATCCAACACCATCGTATTTAGAAACCATGCTGCCATTAAGCAGCCATTTCAGCAGACAGTGGGTGATAATCGAATCTTATGCAAATTTAAGCTGGTGTTTCCAGCTGTGGTTTTGAAGATGAGCCAACGGTGGTGGCACTAGCAGTAATTCAGGCTACTCGTGTTACTTTTCATGTAGTGAATTTATTGTGAATTAAGAATATAGTGTTTTAATGATACATATGAAGGCCGTCATATATGCACTCTGTTTTTGGCTGTGCACTTGAGAGAAGCATTAATATAAACAAAGAGGTAAATAACTATATACATCTCCTTTCCCAGAAAATATCTGAAGCAGTTCCACCGAAGTGTGGCAGATCATTCTGTGCATTCAGCTATTCAGtaaatatacacataaaaatttatttatccACATTTTTATAACAGTTATCACCATTATTTGGGTAccttaaaaatgtgaaataattaaatgtggggtgtgttgggttttttggtcttgaatttatttatttatttatttatttattagtctTTTAAGGCTAAATATGACCCAGCAtgataataaaaagaagaacatATGAAGAGAGGAAGGGGTGAAGCCTCTGTCTGTCTACActagtattttgtttttattttcctttttaaaatgattgtgGAGTATGTGTCTACTTGagctgaaataaagaaagatgctttagtaagaaaacaaaaataggtCCGAGAGATCCAAAATCTAAACAGGTAAATATAATTCTCATAGTACTAGTTtatgctctgctctgcaaataATATGTCATCTAATCCTAACTGGTGTGTTTTTGAGAAGCATATTTAACAAGACGTTTGACTGTAATTGAGTCTTCCAAAGGTTTCATGGTTCAGGTATCTTTTCAGACTTTATTATGAACTCTCCTGTACCTGTAGCAGTTTTTGCCTTTGGAGCAGATTTGGAAAGatcagtatttttattactaCACAGTATAGCACATTCAAGTACAGGAAGATTTAGATGTGGTAAATTCTCTTCAAGGAACTGTTTTTTATAAATGTCACCTTaaggttttgtttaatttttggtTACTGGCAAATTaggaaaactttcttttttcttttttttttctgttatctcAGTGTAgattattctgttttcactggGTGGTTGGCAGGAGACAGTCTTCATTTGGTTGTATCTCCAGGGATATTAAGTTGAcgagctttttcttcctccaacaAGATCAGCTCAGTCCTTGCTGAAGATGTAACGATAGTTTGAGAAACTGGAAT is part of the Coturnix japonica isolate 7356 chromosome 5, Coturnix japonica 2.1, whole genome shotgun sequence genome and harbors:
- the PLD4 gene encoding phospholipase D4 isoform X1 translates to MSSRMIVKRALKASPVVNESSNVKLSMNNQRDVKMFQISGVILMLGFVALMALHFMRADSTVNGKGEETVVSVHQEIEEEELYGDLQRTAVIEEDTNRSNDSCSFELVESVPYDLAFEINSTAAKPLYQAWMNLLDIAQEEIHVASYYWSLTGKDISVNDSSSKQGEEILKRFERLLAENVSVYIAASMPTLVMNSTDLELLERKGAHIKRIDFGRLTGGVLHSKFWIIDMKHIYIGSANMDWRSLSQVKEFGAVIYNCSCLAKDLWKTFRTYWDLGHASATIPSPWPQNYSTRINNSRPLEVEFNGTLTKAYFSASPPAFCPEGRTHDLFAIISVISAAHKFVYISVMDYFPTSRFVHPKRYWPAIDNALRRVAFNYRVQIRLLASCWTHTDPSMLHYLRSLSALNNPHTHMSISVKLFIIPVLNHTNIPHGRVNHNKFMVTDKAAYIGTSNWSEDYFTNTAGVGLIIKQSSTNLQRRERPVQEQLKSIFERDWNSRYSVNVEDVQGQKDCNWRDRL
- the PLD4 gene encoding phospholipase D4 isoform X2 — encoded protein: MSSRMFQISGVILMLGFVALMALHFMRADSTVNGKGEETVVSVHQEIEEEELYGDLQRTAVIEEDTNRSNDSCSFELVESVPYDLAFEINSTAAKPLYQAWMNLLDIAQEEIHVASYYWSLTGKDISVNDSSSKQGEEILKRFERLLAENVSVYIAASMPTLVMNSTDLELLERKGAHIKRIDFGRLTGGVLHSKFWIIDMKHIYIGSANMDWRSLSQVKEFGAVIYNCSCLAKDLWKTFRTYWDLGHASATIPSPWPQNYSTRINNSRPLEVEFNGTLTKAYFSASPPAFCPEGRTHDLFAIISVISAAHKFVYISVMDYFPTSRFVHPKRYWPAIDNALRRVAFNYRVQIRLLASCWTHTDPSMLHYLRSLSALNNPHTHMSISVKLFIIPVLNHTNIPHGRVNHNKFMVTDKAAYIGTSNWSEDYFTNTAGVGLIIKQSSTNLQRRERPVQEQLKSIFERDWNSRYSVNVEDVQGQKDCNWRDRL